One window of the Halobacillus litoralis genome contains the following:
- a CDS encoding 2-keto-3-deoxygluconate permease, whose amino-acid sequence MRIKDTIEKVPGGLMVVPLLLGALLNTIDQMHIPVVMNVLQALGAPETEEGYFEFLRIGGFSQELFKDSALVLIALFLFCVGSQMNLKVGKVAIKKGALITVTKYLTGLGVGMAFGYFFDPMSGLFGLSTLAIIAGMTNSNSGMYAALTGQYGNRSDVGGLSILAINDGPFLTLLSLGILGTSFPMISFIAVLLPITIGMVLGNLDPKIREFLRPGEAITIPFFAFSLGAGMNLANFFNPTVLTGGLTIAFLTVLLTGGMGILAFKLFKEKSYIAPVSEASTAGNAAATPAAVAAAAAGAAGSGAMTQAEAEAIQNIVPIATAQISISTIATALLCPVLVILVDKYQRRKGIYGNREDLGTHSEKREVTEEETKRVVNN is encoded by the coding sequence TGGTCGTTCCACTTTTACTTGGTGCATTGTTGAATACCATTGATCAAATGCATATTCCTGTGGTGATGAATGTATTACAAGCACTGGGAGCTCCTGAAACCGAGGAAGGTTACTTCGAGTTCCTGAGGATTGGCGGGTTTTCACAAGAACTGTTTAAAGACAGTGCTCTTGTGCTTATTGCCTTATTTCTTTTCTGTGTAGGAAGTCAGATGAACCTAAAAGTAGGAAAGGTTGCCATTAAAAAAGGAGCACTTATTACTGTTACCAAGTATTTGACAGGGCTTGGTGTGGGGATGGCTTTTGGTTATTTCTTTGATCCGATGAGCGGGTTATTTGGCCTTTCCACTCTCGCGATTATTGCTGGAATGACAAACAGTAATAGCGGAATGTACGCAGCATTAACTGGTCAATATGGTAATCGATCGGATGTGGGTGGTTTATCAATACTTGCGATTAATGATGGTCCTTTCTTAACCTTGTTATCCTTAGGTATCCTTGGAACTTCTTTTCCTATGATTTCATTTATCGCAGTATTGCTTCCGATAACTATAGGAATGGTACTAGGGAACCTCGATCCAAAAATCAGAGAATTCCTGAGACCCGGGGAAGCAATAACGATTCCATTTTTCGCTTTCTCTCTGGGGGCAGGAATGAATCTAGCAAACTTCTTTAATCCTACCGTGTTAACCGGTGGACTGACCATCGCGTTTTTAACAGTACTTCTTACAGGAGGAATGGGTATTCTTGCGTTTAAGCTGTTCAAAGAGAAGAGTTATATTGCTCCTGTATCGGAAGCATCCACGGCTGGAAACGCAGCGGCTACCCCCGCAGCCGTAGCCGCGGCAGCAGCCGGAGCAGCAGGATCTGGTGCCATGACACAGGCTGAAGCGGAGGCCATCCAGAATATTGTACCAATAGCAACAGCCCAAATATCCATATCTACCATTGCGACTGCTTTACTCTGCCCTGTGTTAGTAATTTTAGTTGATAAATATCAGAGAAGGAAAGGGATATACGGAAATCGAGAAGATCTCGGGACCCATTCTGAAAAAAGAGAAGTTACAGAAGAAGAGACAAAGAGAGTTGTAAATAATTGA
- the larA gene encoding nickel-dependent lactate racemase, with protein sequence METEILYGKKGLTVDLPEDSFIIEPKNLPEIEDENEAVLKALRNPIGTGPLKESVSSTDTVSIVISDITRPTPNHILVPLIIKELDHVPLENIVIINGTGTHRDQTREEFIQMLGEWVVNNIRIVNNHCHEKDEHVNLGKSKFGCDIYLNKEYVESDFRIVTGFIEPHFFAGFSGGPKGIMPGIAGIETIMTFHNARMIGDPLSTWGNMVNNPVQDMTREINSYCKPDFMLNVTLNREKDITEVFAGELYEAHDVGCAFAKEHTMYKCKERFDVVIVSNSGYPLDQNLYQAVKGMSAAHKIVKEGGAVIVASECSDGLPDHGNYSKIFDMAETPQQLLDMINNPDFKMFDQWQVQKQAVVQVWADVHIYSTLTDEQVRGTMLHPVNSIEQTVQDLKGKYGEDMSIAVLPLGPLTIPYVEE encoded by the coding sequence ATGGAAACAGAGATTTTGTATGGTAAAAAAGGTTTGACCGTTGATTTACCAGAGGATTCATTTATTATAGAACCGAAAAACTTACCTGAAATAGAAGATGAAAACGAGGCAGTATTAAAAGCTTTGAGAAATCCGATTGGAACAGGTCCATTAAAAGAGTCGGTCTCTTCAACCGACACGGTGTCAATTGTGATCAGTGATATTACACGTCCCACCCCGAATCATATCCTGGTTCCATTAATAATTAAAGAACTGGACCATGTCCCCTTGGAGAATATTGTGATTATCAATGGGACAGGGACCCACCGTGATCAAACGAGAGAAGAATTTATTCAGATGCTTGGCGAGTGGGTAGTGAATAATATTCGAATTGTGAACAATCACTGTCATGAGAAGGATGAGCACGTCAATCTTGGTAAAAGCAAGTTTGGATGTGATATTTATCTGAACAAGGAGTATGTAGAATCCGACTTTAGAATTGTCACAGGTTTTATCGAACCTCACTTTTTCGCTGGTTTTTCAGGTGGTCCTAAAGGAATTATGCCAGGTATAGCAGGTATTGAAACGATTATGACCTTTCATAACGCCAGAATGATTGGTGACCCTCTATCAACTTGGGGGAATATGGTGAACAATCCGGTTCAGGATATGACCCGTGAAATTAATAGTTATTGCAAACCTGATTTTATGCTGAATGTTACCTTGAACCGCGAGAAGGACATTACAGAAGTCTTCGCTGGTGAATTATATGAAGCTCACGATGTAGGGTGTGCATTTGCAAAAGAACATACGATGTATAAATGTAAGGAACGTTTTGACGTCGTCATTGTTTCTAACTCTGGCTACCCATTAGACCAAAATTTATATCAGGCTGTAAAAGGAATGAGTGCTGCCCACAAAATAGTTAAAGAAGGGGGGGCCGTCATAGTAGCTTCAGAGTGTTCCGATGGCCTCCCGGACCATGGGAATTACTCGAAGATCTTTGACATGGCTGAAACACCTCAACAATTGCTGGACATGATCAACAATCCGGACTTTAAAATGTTTGACCAATGGCAGGTACAAAAGCAGGCTGTGGTACAGGTATGGGCCGATGTACACATATATTCAACTCTTACAGATGAACAAGTTAGAGGGACTATGTTGCATCCAGTCAATTCAATTGAACAGACAGTGCAAGATTTGAAGGGGAAATATGGTGAAGATATGAGTATAGCTGTTCTTCCGTTAGGTCCTTTAACAATCCCTTACGTCGAAGAATAA
- the larE gene encoding ATP-dependent sacrificial sulfur transferase LarE, which produces MNTTLSDKNRQLSDILSGMNRVLVAFSGGVDSTLVLKRAQQELGSSNVLAVVVASELFRKEEFEGAINLANDMGARVHKTEINELDDEEIASNNPDSWYYSKKLLYKHLNQLADEWGYDYVLDGMIMDDLEDFRPGLRAREELGIRSVLQESNMYKDEVRELSKHLEIPVWNKPASCSLASRIPYGTKLDKKKIEQVDQAERFVAKLGFDPVRIRHHGSVARIEVIPEKIEELLSNREQIQTELKSIGFKYVAIDLEGYRTGSMNEVLDGNSIDKVVN; this is translated from the coding sequence ATGAATACAACCCTTAGTGATAAGAATCGCCAATTAAGTGACATTCTCTCCGGGATGAATAGGGTTCTTGTAGCTTTCTCTGGTGGTGTCGATAGCACATTAGTGTTAAAGCGCGCGCAGCAGGAACTAGGATCTTCGAATGTACTTGCTGTAGTGGTTGCCTCTGAACTATTCCGCAAAGAAGAATTTGAAGGTGCTATTAACTTGGCAAATGATATGGGGGCGCGTGTTCACAAAACTGAAATAAATGAACTTGATGATGAAGAAATTGCTTCAAATAATCCCGATAGCTGGTATTATAGTAAGAAATTACTCTACAAGCATTTAAATCAACTAGCTGATGAATGGGGTTATGATTACGTATTGGATGGTATGATCATGGATGATTTAGAAGACTTTAGACCAGGTTTAAGGGCAAGAGAGGAATTAGGGATTCGGAGTGTACTTCAGGAATCGAATATGTACAAGGATGAAGTCCGTGAACTATCTAAGCATCTTGAAATACCTGTTTGGAATAAACCTGCTTCATGTAGTCTAGCTTCTCGCATTCCCTATGGAACTAAGTTAGATAAGAAAAAGATTGAGCAGGTCGACCAAGCTGAAAGGTTTGTTGCAAAGCTTGGTTTTGATCCAGTACGTATACGTCATCACGGGAGTGTTGCACGAATAGAAGTGATTCCTGAAAAAATAGAAGAACTATTGAGCAATCGTGAGCAGATTCAAACTGAGCTAAAATCAATTGGATTTAAATACGTAGCGATAGACCTTGAAGGGTACAGAACGGGAAGTATGAATGAAGTATTGGATGGGAACTCAATTGATAAAGTGGTTAATTAA
- a CDS encoding GntR family transcriptional regulator, producing MKLANRSLYLQARDMIFELINENLEPMEKIPSEQKLSAKLGVSRNTIREAIRTLEQEGFLFSKQGVGTFVIGSKNSLKTNIATLESSTNIIEAQGYMPGTMNVFSKIQTASPVVCKQLSLGDKNKEVLYIERVRTADEHPVVYVEDYIPYINGMEHEYREKYYESLSKFLDKFGMEISFSICSIKAVISDDKIASKLQLNEQSALLLLKQTHYSNSGIPVLFSDSYYLSDKFEFNVIRKKG from the coding sequence ATGAAGTTGGCTAACAGAAGTTTATATTTACAAGCTAGAGACATGATTTTCGAATTAATAAATGAAAATCTTGAGCCGATGGAGAAAATCCCATCTGAACAAAAATTATCAGCGAAGTTGGGAGTTAGTAGGAACACAATCCGAGAGGCCATCCGAACTTTGGAGCAAGAAGGCTTTTTGTTCAGTAAGCAAGGGGTAGGGACGTTTGTGATTGGATCTAAAAATAGTTTGAAAACCAACATAGCAACACTAGAGAGCTCTACAAACATTATTGAAGCTCAAGGTTACATGCCGGGTACGATGAATGTATTTTCTAAGATACAAACTGCTTCTCCGGTAGTTTGTAAGCAGCTTTCCCTGGGTGATAAGAATAAGGAAGTTTTATATATTGAGAGGGTCCGTACAGCTGATGAACACCCAGTAGTTTATGTAGAGGATTATATCCCTTATATAAATGGGATGGAACATGAATATCGGGAGAAATACTATGAATCATTATCAAAATTCCTTGATAAGTTCGGGATGGAGATTTCTTTCTCCATTTGTTCTATTAAAGCGGTGATCAGTGACGACAAAATCGCTTCAAAATTACAATTGAATGAACAGAGTGCATTGTTATTGTTGAAGCAGACTCACTATTCGAACAGTGGAATTCCTGTCCTATTTTCGGACAGTTATTATCTAAGTGATAAGTTTGAATTCAATGTGATCAGGAAGAAGGGGTGA
- a CDS encoding ECF transporter S component, translated as MSTVVKAVSNSRKMKRLTTVDIVLIAILAIVNGVAMTYIAMLNQLLTAIGGPILTSITLGLYSISGVLAAYIIRKPGVAFFTLTLAGVVQIISGNPNGLVSLIAATTDGLGVEIGFALFRYKRWDWLSTAVAGLLAVPLWFIVASFWFGYYKWGITILLIAFVIRCVSGIILSGWLSKIVGDILAGTNILKGFNIHKQRKKEVNKDESHYSA; from the coding sequence ATGAGTACAGTGGTAAAAGCGGTTTCGAATAGCAGAAAAATGAAGAGGCTTACTACGGTAGACATCGTACTTATTGCCATTTTGGCTATTGTAAACGGGGTGGCCATGACTTATATCGCTATGCTTAATCAGCTGCTCACCGCTATAGGTGGACCAATTCTGACATCGATCACTCTTGGTCTTTACAGCATTTCTGGTGTTTTAGCTGCTTATATTATTCGAAAACCGGGAGTCGCATTTTTCACTCTGACTTTAGCAGGTGTAGTCCAAATCATCTCTGGTAATCCGAATGGATTGGTTTCGTTAATTGCAGCAACTACAGACGGATTGGGTGTGGAAATTGGGTTCGCATTATTCCGGTATAAACGTTGGGATTGGTTAAGCACGGCTGTGGCAGGTCTGCTAGCAGTTCCTCTATGGTTTATAGTCGCTTCCTTTTGGTTCGGTTATTACAAATGGGGAATCACAATACTCTTGATTGCATTTGTCATCCGTTGTGTGAGTGGCATAATTCTATCTGGCTGGTTGAGCAAAATTGTAGGGGATATCTTAGCTGGGACAAACATATTAAAAGGATTCAATATTCATAAGCAACGTAAGAAAGAGGTGAATAAGGATGAATCCCACTATTCAGCTTAA
- a CDS encoding ABC transporter ATP-binding protein has product MNPTIQLKNVTYIYEDETEPVLEDLSLEIYKGEFVLIVGPSGCGKSTLCQTFNGIIPNVMEGRIGGEIIVEDKDVLQLELKDLSTSMGLVFQDPDAQLCNIYVEDEVAFAPENLKVDPAEIRERIVNCLDKVGMQGFENRKVFELSGGQKQKVGIASVLSMEPSTLVLDNATANLDPQATKDIFDLMQILHKDYGHTIVVVENKIDDIMHLVDRVLVMDEGKIVKEGTPQDILETSIDMLLDMGVWVPEISELAIELKKNGMQFNRFPISVDEAVRELKGKWKMNPAPTPIINPTNKEKGALTVKGLSYSYPNGTQALQNVNFSIEKGDFVTILGTNGSGKTTLVKHLMGIIKPPKGKVFLKGEDTFKRDLLSMTDDIAYVFQNPEHQFVTDNVFEETIYSLRVKYGLEDNEDLPAEIVEQGIKALKQINLYEQKDKHPFMLSGGEKRRLSVIASLILGQEIVILDEPTTGQDYASATKLLELCKELQNQGKTIIMITHDIRLVCKWADSALVMHQGDLIYDGNVKKLFMNEDVLRKASLIEPPISQLAKQLSSFSKDEAVITIDQFLRKEGRMEQVL; this is encoded by the coding sequence ATGAATCCCACTATTCAGCTTAAAAATGTGACTTATATTTACGAAGATGAAACAGAACCTGTCTTGGAGGATTTGTCTCTCGAAATATACAAGGGGGAATTTGTATTAATTGTTGGTCCAAGCGGTTGTGGGAAAAGCACATTATGCCAAACTTTCAATGGTATCATTCCGAATGTTATGGAGGGTCGGATCGGAGGAGAAATTATTGTAGAGGATAAAGATGTTCTTCAACTTGAGTTAAAAGATTTATCCACGAGTATGGGTCTGGTATTTCAAGATCCAGATGCTCAACTCTGTAATATTTACGTAGAGGATGAAGTTGCGTTCGCACCGGAAAATTTAAAGGTTGATCCTGCGGAAATCCGAGAGCGAATTGTCAACTGTCTTGATAAAGTAGGTATGCAAGGTTTTGAGAATAGAAAAGTATTTGAGTTATCTGGGGGTCAAAAACAGAAAGTAGGGATTGCTTCTGTATTGTCAATGGAACCAAGCACATTAGTGTTAGACAATGCGACAGCAAATTTAGATCCTCAGGCAACTAAGGACATCTTCGATTTAATGCAAATCCTTCACAAAGATTATGGTCATACAATTGTGGTTGTGGAGAACAAAATCGACGATATCATGCATTTGGTTGACCGGGTTCTTGTAATGGATGAAGGAAAAATAGTTAAGGAAGGAACACCACAAGATATATTAGAAACTTCTATTGATATGCTGTTGGATATGGGGGTTTGGGTTCCTGAAATTTCTGAACTTGCTATTGAGTTGAAAAAAAATGGGATGCAGTTCAATCGTTTTCCAATTTCAGTAGACGAAGCAGTCAGAGAACTTAAAGGTAAATGGAAAATGAATCCTGCCCCCACTCCCATAATTAATCCAACCAATAAGGAGAAAGGAGCGCTCACTGTAAAGGGTTTAAGTTATTCCTACCCAAATGGCACCCAGGCACTACAAAATGTGAATTTCTCTATAGAGAAAGGTGATTTTGTCACGATCCTGGGAACAAATGGTTCTGGGAAAACTACACTTGTCAAACATTTAATGGGGATTATAAAACCACCTAAAGGCAAAGTTTTTTTAAAGGGCGAGGATACTTTTAAAAGAGATCTCCTTTCCATGACGGATGATATTGCTTATGTATTTCAAAACCCTGAACATCAATTCGTCACAGATAACGTTTTTGAAGAAACAATTTACAGCTTACGAGTAAAATATGGCTTAGAAGATAATGAAGACTTACCTGCAGAAATAGTGGAACAAGGAATCAAAGCCTTAAAGCAAATCAATCTTTATGAGCAAAAAGACAAACACCCGTTCATGTTAAGCGGGGGTGAAAAACGCCGTTTAAGTGTCATCGCCTCTCTAATTTTAGGGCAGGAGATCGTTATTTTGGACGAGCCCACAACTGGGCAGGATTATGCCAGTGCCACAAAACTCCTGGAGCTTTGCAAAGAATTACAAAATCAAGGGAAAACAATTATCATGATCACCCACGATATAAGGCTCGTCTGCAAATGGGCTGATTCTGCTCTTGTCATGCATCAAGGTGATTTGATATATGACGGAAATGTAAAAAAACTATTTATGAACGAAGACGTTCTAAGAAAAGCATCTTTGATTGAACCCCCTATCTCCCAATTAGCTAAACAACTATCCTCATTTTCTAAGGATGAAGCTGTAATTACGATTGATCAGTTTCTTCGAAAAGAAGGGAGGATGGAACAAGTCCTATGA
- a CDS encoding energy-coupling factor transporter transmembrane component T family protein, protein MSLSFQFHEKKSFMHSLDPVTKLIWMLCISVLVFLYETSLPQFILFTIVFSSALILAKLSIGFVIRGIWIMLLFSIGFFILQVLLVPGENVLFTMGPLNIYSESVDFALAITLRILTIFTTSLIFVATSDPRDIVNSLTQKMKVPYRYAYSIFVALRFVPTLEQEAKVIEAAQTIRGVGKQKGLKNKALNMKRFTLPLLMGAVRRVRVTANTMEAKGYGAYSDRTYIRKVSYTASGVMFGAVWCITTVYLIVERII, encoded by the coding sequence ATGAGCTTATCCTTCCAGTTTCATGAAAAGAAGTCATTTATGCATTCACTCGATCCTGTCACCAAACTCATTTGGATGCTTTGTATTTCTGTATTGGTTTTCTTATATGAAACATCACTTCCCCAGTTTATCTTATTCACTATCGTTTTTAGTTCCGCTTTGATTCTCGCTAAATTGAGTATCGGATTTGTCATACGTGGAATATGGATCATGCTGTTGTTCAGTATAGGCTTCTTTATTCTCCAGGTACTCCTTGTCCCAGGTGAGAATGTCCTATTCACAATGGGTCCATTAAATATCTATTCAGAATCTGTTGATTTTGCATTGGCTATTACGTTAAGAATACTTACAATTTTTACAACCTCTCTAATATTCGTCGCCACAAGTGATCCAAGAGATATTGTCAATTCATTAACTCAAAAAATGAAAGTACCGTACCGCTATGCATATTCTATTTTTGTAGCTCTACGATTTGTCCCTACATTGGAGCAGGAGGCAAAAGTTATTGAAGCAGCACAGACAATCCGTGGTGTGGGCAAACAAAAGGGTTTAAAAAATAAAGCACTCAATATGAAAAGATTTACCCTCCCGCTTTTAATGGGTGCGGTAAGGAGAGTTCGTGTTACCGCAAATACAATGGAAGCAAAAGGATATGGAGCATACAGCGACCGTACTTATATTCGGAAAGTATCTTACACCGCTAGTGGAGTCATGTTCGGTGCTGTCTGGTGTATAACCACCGTGTATCTAATAGTTGAGAGAATCATATGA
- a CDS encoding 2-phosphosulfolactate phosphatase — MTDLKFEVAFMPKDIKKNPSQVCVLVDVLRATTAMVTMLDKGCIEIILADNESKIRDSLEGLDQHQTLICAENIYGGVSEYAEFSPSLISIKDMDLKDKRVVLKTTNGTLAGITLWNFGIQQVLVGSLINAKAVMEKAVKMAIDLESSVTIVCAGRENGEIAALDDTYTAGVLLEYGKKTAESLNRKPLFKDSAKICKHLLSKYKDTIEAFEDSGSGETMRNIKCHEDIALCATENSSSLAPSLSFTKDGEIVVNKNNEVVVK; from the coding sequence ATGACTGATTTAAAGTTTGAAGTAGCATTTATGCCAAAGGATATTAAAAAAAACCCTTCTCAGGTTTGTGTCCTTGTTGATGTTCTTCGAGCGACAACAGCGATGGTAACGATGTTGGATAAGGGGTGCATCGAAATCATATTGGCTGATAATGAAAGCAAAATAAGAGACTCATTGGAGGGTTTAGATCAACATCAGACTTTGATATGTGCAGAAAATATTTATGGTGGAGTCTCAGAGTATGCAGAATTCAGTCCATCCTTAATTTCAATCAAGGATATGGATCTTAAAGACAAAAGGGTAGTTTTGAAAACGACCAATGGGACCTTGGCAGGTATTACATTATGGAATTTTGGTATTCAACAAGTACTAGTAGGCTCATTGATAAATGCAAAAGCTGTAATGGAAAAGGCTGTTAAAATGGCAATTGATTTGGAAAGCAGTGTGACAATAGTTTGTGCAGGGAGGGAAAATGGTGAAATTGCTGCTTTAGATGATACTTACACAGCTGGTGTTTTACTGGAATATGGAAAAAAAACAGCAGAATCGCTTAATCGTAAACCGCTTTTCAAAGATTCTGCAAAAATTTGTAAACACCTATTGTCCAAGTACAAAGATACAATCGAAGCTTTTGAAGATTCGGGAAGCGGGGAAACGATGCGTAATATTAAATGCCATGAAGATATTGCGCTTTGCGCGACGGAAAATTCATCTTCGCTTGCTCCTTCCCTTAGTTTTACAAAAGACGGTGAAATTGTCGTAAATAAAAATAATGAGGTGGTTGTCAAATGA
- a CDS encoding nucleoside phosphorylase: MKNWKSNASKPVMDEGLQYHIRCKEGDIEKYVLLPGDPDRVDLIAEEWREPVKIANYREHRTFSGKVGDVGISACSTGAGGGSTASAFEELATLGGDTFLRVGTTAAIQEHISPGDVIISSGAVRHDGTSHYYVDDRYPASAHYEATAALVEAAEQLGYRYHVGVSCSTASWYCGQGRSGFQGYEQTFFKDKVKDLKNARVLNFEMEAATIFTLAGLYGLRAGSVCTVVANRIRDEFIYGGVEKSIRVANLAVQILAEWDQLKQGRKKDYWFPSISDKETTTN, translated from the coding sequence ATGAAAAATTGGAAATCAAACGCGTCTAAACCTGTAATGGATGAGGGATTGCAATATCATATCCGCTGTAAAGAAGGTGACATTGAGAAATATGTTTTACTTCCCGGCGACCCAGATCGTGTAGATCTAATAGCGGAAGAGTGGAGAGAACCTGTGAAAATAGCCAACTATCGGGAACATAGAACATTTAGTGGGAAGGTTGGGGATGTAGGGATATCCGCCTGTTCTACAGGGGCTGGCGGGGGCTCTACTGCCAGTGCATTTGAAGAGCTTGCCACTCTAGGAGGGGATACATTCCTTCGTGTTGGGACCACAGCTGCCATCCAAGAACATATTTCTCCAGGGGATGTCATTATTTCATCAGGTGCGGTGAGGCACGATGGCACAAGTCATTATTACGTAGACGATCGTTATCCTGCCAGTGCCCATTATGAAGCAACTGCAGCCCTTGTGGAAGCAGCTGAACAATTAGGTTACAGGTACCATGTAGGTGTGTCTTGTTCTACAGCTTCTTGGTATTGTGGCCAAGGAAGGTCTGGCTTTCAAGGGTATGAACAAACATTCTTCAAAGATAAGGTAAAGGATTTAAAGAATGCCCGTGTTTTGAATTTTGAGATGGAAGCAGCGACGATTTTTACGCTTGCGGGCTTGTATGGATTGCGTGCTGGATCAGTTTGTACGGTGGTAGCCAATAGAATCAGAGATGAATTCATTTATGGTGGGGTTGAAAAAAGTATCCGAGTCGCAAATCTCGCTGTCCAAATTTTGGCTGAATGGGACCAGCTTAAGCAAGGTAGAAAGAAAGACTATTGGTTCCCATCAATTAGTGATAAAGAAACAACTACCAATTAA
- a CDS encoding NAD-dependent succinate-semialdehyde dehydrogenase: MIVDTAKGIYINGQWIHPGSNTVLEVLNPATREKITEIPTGGVSETKQAIQAANQAFPEWSDKTARERSAYLYKAYNLMLERKEKLASILTEEQGKPLNEARGEIEFAASFLLWYAEEASRVYGEIIPSSKKNKRLWVVPKPVGVVAAITPWNFPAAMVTRKVAPALAAGCTVVLKPAEQTPLSAIEIVKIFEEAGLPQGVLNLLIGEPDQIGKEIMDSSDIKVLTFTGSTEVGKHLMEAGAKTVKKMSLELGGHAPLLVFEDADLDLAVDQAIASKYRNSGQTCICTNRIYVHSSVEEPFIEKLKAKVEALQIGMGSDENVEVGPLINGEGLAKVESQVHDAVSKGAEVKTGGKQWKGSGGYFYEPTVLANVTNDMTIMSQETFGPVVPVLTFDHEEEAIEAANNTDYGLAAFLFTKDLDNAITVMEKLDYGIIGINDVFPGTAEAPFGGIKESGLGREGGHEGIKEFIEMKYVSIAVANRK; the protein is encoded by the coding sequence ATGATCGTAGATACTGCAAAAGGGATTTATATTAATGGTCAATGGATACACCCAGGGAGCAACACAGTATTGGAAGTTTTAAATCCTGCTACGAGAGAGAAAATCACTGAAATACCTACTGGAGGAGTCAGTGAAACAAAACAAGCCATTCAAGCTGCAAATCAGGCATTTCCGGAATGGTCAGATAAAACAGCAAGGGAACGTTCCGCATACTTATATAAAGCTTATAATCTCATGTTAGAGCGAAAAGAAAAACTTGCATCCATACTGACGGAAGAACAAGGTAAACCATTGAACGAAGCACGTGGGGAAATTGAATTCGCTGCAAGCTTCTTACTTTGGTACGCCGAGGAAGCGAGTCGAGTTTATGGCGAGATCATCCCTTCTTCAAAGAAGAATAAACGTTTGTGGGTAGTCCCGAAACCGGTAGGGGTAGTTGCCGCCATAACCCCATGGAACTTCCCTGCTGCTATGGTAACTAGAAAAGTAGCACCAGCTCTTGCGGCAGGGTGTACAGTCGTCTTGAAGCCTGCTGAACAGACACCATTAAGTGCTATTGAAATCGTCAAAATCTTTGAAGAAGCGGGCCTTCCTCAGGGAGTGTTGAACCTCTTAATAGGAGAGCCTGACCAAATTGGTAAGGAGATTATGGATAGTTCAGATATAAAGGTGTTAACTTTCACAGGGTCAACAGAAGTTGGAAAACATTTGATGGAGGCCGGTGCTAAAACGGTGAAGAAAATGTCTTTGGAATTGGGGGGGCATGCGCCGTTGCTGGTTTTTGAAGATGCGGACTTAGATTTAGCTGTTGATCAGGCAATCGCAAGTAAATATCGAAACAGTGGACAAACGTGTATTTGTACAAACCGTATCTATGTACACTCGAGTGTTGAAGAACCATTTATAGAAAAGTTGAAAGCAAAAGTGGAAGCGCTTCAAATAGGGATGGGATCGGACGAAAATGTCGAAGTCGGTCCATTAATCAATGGAGAAGGGTTGGCAAAGGTTGAAAGCCAGGTCCATGATGCCGTCTCAAAAGGGGCAGAAGTGAAAACGGGTGGGAAACAATGGAAAGGTTCTGGAGGCTATTTCTATGAACCTACTGTTCTCGCGAATGTAACGAATGATATGACGATCATGTCCCAAGAAACATTCGGACCGGTTGTCCCTGTGCTGACTTTTGACCATGAGGAGGAGGCGATTGAGGCTGCGAATAATACGGATTATGGATTGGCTGCTTTTCTATTTACTAAAGACCTGGACAATGCCATTACGGTTATGGAAAAACTTGATTATGGAATTATTGGTATTAATGACGTCTTCCCTGGTACAGCTGAAGCACCATTTGGGGGTATTAAGGAATCCGGTTTAGGAAGAGAAGGGGGACATGAGGGGATCAAAGAATTTATTGAAATGAAATATGTATCCATTGCTGTAGCAAATAGGAAGTGA